TGTGGCTGATTGTGGGCTTCGCCGGACAGGCGCTGTTTTCCGCCCGGTTCATCGTGCAGTGGGTGGCGAGTGAACGGCGCCGGCGCAGCTATATCCCGGTGCTGTTCTGGTATTTCAGCCTGGGCGGCGGGGCGCTGCTGTTCGTTTATGCGGTGAAGCGGGGCGACCCGGTGTTCATCGCCGGCCAGGGCATGGGGCTGCTTGTCTATCTGCGCAATCTGGTGCTGATCCGCAAGGAAGCGGCGGCGTCGCGCCAGCCGGCCGACATCGCGGTATCGGCCGGATGACCACCACCACGACGGAACGTGCCGCCCGCCCGGGCCTGGCCCGGACGGCTGCGGCCGATCTTGTGCTTGCGGCAGCCATGCTGCTGGTGCTGGGCATGACCGCCATTCTGTTCCGCCCGCCGCTGCCGGTGGACGAGACCCGCTATCTGACGGTTGCCTGGGACATGACCCGGGCCGGCAACCTGCTGGTGCCGCATCTGGACGGCCAGGGCTATACCCACAAGCCGCCGCTGCTGTTCTGGGCGATCCGCCTGGTCTGGGCTGTGTTTGGTGTTTCGGAGACCGCCGCACGGCTGGTGCCGGTGGGGTTTGCCGCCGGTCTGCTGTGGGCGACCCATGCGCTGGGCCGCCGGCTGTGGCCCGAACGGCCGGGGGTGGCACCGCTTGCCCTGCCGCTGCTGGTGGGCATGGGGCCGGTCACGCTGTTCGCCACCATGGTGATGTTCGACGTGCCGGTGGCGCTGGGGGTGACGATCGCCCTGATCGGCCTGCATGATCTGGCCCATCATGGCCGGCCGCGGGACATGGTGGTGACCGGTCTGGGGCTGGGCATCGGCCTGCTGGCCAAGGGGCCGGTGGCGGCGGTGTTCGTGCTGCCGGCGCTGATCGCGGCCCCGCTCTGGGCGGGCCGGGTGCCGCCCGGCGGATGGAGGCGCTTCGCCCTTAAGGGGCTGGGGGCCCTGGCGATCGGCATCGCCATGATCCTGGGCTGGGCCCTGCCGGCGGCGCTGGCGGGCGGGCCCGAATTCGCCCGCATGCTGCTGTGGGGCCAGACCGCCGGCCGGGTGGTGCAGGCTTTCGACCATGCCCGGCCCTGGTGGTTCTATCCGGCGATCCTGCCCGCGATGCTGCTGCCCTTCCTGGTGGTGCCGGCCTTCTGGCGCCGGCTGCGCGCCAGCCTGGGCCGGCCCGATGCCGGCAGCCGTCTGTGCCTGGTCGTGGCCGCCGGCGCCTTTCTGGTGATGAGCTTCGTCAGCGCCAAGCAGATCCATTATCTGCTGCCGGCGCTGGGCCCGGTGGCGCTGCTGCTGGCCCGCATGGCCGACGGCGCGCCGATGCGGCCGCTGAACCGCTGGCTGCGCCGGACCTGGCTGCTGCCGGCGGCCCTGGTCGCGGTGGCGGGCATCATTGCCGCCCTGCCGCCTGTCGTCGGGCGGCTGGCCGGCATGTCCGGGACCGTCATCGCCTGGGGGCCGCTGGCGGTGGCGCTGGTGGCGGGGCTGGCGGTGGTGGCGGCGGCGATCCATGCCTCGCCCGATCTCGCCCCGGCCGCGGCGCTGAAGCGGGCGGCGCTCGCCTGGGTGGGCGTGCTGGTGATGCTGACCGTCTATGGCGGGCTCGGCCCCTTCCGGGCCTTCGACATCCGGCCGGCAGCGCAGGAGGTTGCCCGGCTGGTGGCGGCGGATGGCGGGCCGGTGGTGTTCGTCGGCGGCAGCCATGACGGCATGCTCGATTTCCAGGGCCGGCTGACGGCGCCGGTGACCGAATTCCCCGCCGATGGCGACATTACCCGCTGGGCGTCGGACAACCCCGGCGGCATCATCGCCGGACGCATCGATGCCCGGGGCGCACCCGGCTGGACCCCCGTCTATGTCCAGCCCTTCCGCAGCCGCCGGATGGCGGTCTGGCGGGCGGCCGACCGGCCGCAGTGACGCGCCTCAACCCCGCCCGAACAGATCCATCTGGCCGGCCCGCTCCGCTTTTGTGGGGCGGGCCGGCGGCGTGAAGAGGGCGGTGGTGAGCTTGTAGGAGCGTTGGTTGAGGCCGAGCTTGCGGCAGGCGAGGCGGAAGCGGTCGGCGATCAGCTTCGCCTCGATGCCGGTGCCGGTCATCCGCCGGCCGAAGCCGCTGTCATAGAGCGCGCCGCCGCGGGTGGCGCGCACGGCTGCCAGAACCCGTTCGGCCCGGGCCGGGCGTTCCAGGCGCAGCCATTCCTCGAACAGGCCGGCGATTTCCCGCGGCAGGCGCAGCATGATCCAGCCGGCGCGCACCGCGCCCGCCTCTGCCGCGGCGGCGAGAATGCCCTCCAGTTCGTGATCGGTGAGGCCGGGGACCAGCGGTGCCGCCATCACGGTCACCGGCACGCCGGCCGCGGCCAGGCCGCGGATCGCATCGATCCGGCGGCCGGGGGTGGCGGCGCGGGGTTCCATGGCGCGGGCGAGGCCGGCATCCAGCGTGGTGACCGAGACGGCCACCTGGGCGAGCCCCGCGGCGGCGGCCGGCGCGATCAGGTCCAGATCGCGCAGCACCAGCGCCGATTTGGTGATGATGGTGAAGGGGTGGCGGTGGCGGGTCAGCACCTCGATCGCCGCCCTGGTCAGCCCCTCGGTCTTTTCGGCCGGCTGATAGGGATCGGTATTGCCGCCGATGGTGATGGTGGAGGGAACATAGCCGGGCTTCGCCAGGTCGCGGATCAGCGCCTCGGCCAGGCCGCGCTTCACCTCGATCACCGTTTCGAAATCGAGCCCCGGCGACAGGCCCAGATAGGCATGGCTCGGCCGGGCATAGCAGTAGATGCAACCGTGCTCGCAGCCCCGATAGGGGTTGATCGAGGCATCGAAGGGGATGTCGGGGCTGTCGTTGCGGGCAAGGGCCGTGCGCGCGACCACGCCGCGCAGTTCGGTCTTGCGGCGCGTGCCGGCCGTCGCCCCGGAGGCTTCCCTCGTACCGGAGGCTTCGTCCGCCTCGGGACGGCCCCAGCCGTCATCGGCGGCCTGGTGGCTGAAACGTTCGAAGCGGCCGTCGCGATTGCTGACGGCACCCCGCCCGCGATGCGGGTCGAGACCGAGCCGTGCCGCGGCGGCCGCACGATCGGCCTCGGCCTGGCGCTGGCCGGGCCGTCGGGTCAGGGGTTTGAAGGGATCCATGGGCGATTTCCCCCGCGAACATAACGGGAACATCGCCGCACTATACGGGGTTGCGCCCCGGCTGTGAAGCCCGGGATCAGGCTTCGTGTTCGCGCAGCCGCGGCATCAGCTCGACGAAATTGCACGGGCGGTGGCGGTTGTCGAGCTGCAGGACCAGGATCTCGTCCCAGGCATCGCGGCAGGCCGAGGTGGAGCCGGGCACGGCGAAGAAATAGGTGCCCTTCGCCACGCCGGCGAGGGCGCGGGACTGGACCGTCGAGGTGCCGATCTTGGCGAAGGACAGCCAGCGGAACAGCTCGCCGAAGCCCTCGATCGGCTTCTCGATCACCCGGCGCAGGGCTTCCGGGGTGACGTCGCGGCCGGTGACGCCGGTGCCGCCGGTCGAGATCACGACGTCGATTTCGGGATCTGCGGCCCAGGCGGCGAATTGCGCGGCCAGCCGGTCTTCGTCATCGGGCAGGATCAGCCGGGCGGCCAGGGTGTGGCCGGCCTCTGCGATGCGGCCGGCGAGCAGGTCACCGGAGGTGTCGGTCTCGGGCGTGCGGCTGTCGGAGACCGTCAGCAGGGCGATGTTGACGGCCAGAAACGGGCGGCTCTCGTCGATGCGGCCGGGCATGGGGGTCGGTCCTCCGCCGGTGGTCGGGTGGGCCGTGAAGGCTAGCCCGACCGGGGGCGGAGGTCCAGGACGGCGAGGGCGTAGCCGCCCCTCAGCGCAGCGGGAAGACGAGTCTCAGCGCAGCGAGAAGATGACGGGGACCACAAAGGTGAGTTCCGTCGACGGGATGTCGTCGGGCGGCGGCGGCAGCGGATCGGCGCGCTTCATCATCGCCAGGGTCTCGCGGTCGAAGAGCGCATTGCCCGAGGGACGCTCGATGGATGAGGCGAGCACATGGCCTTCACGGTCGATGCTGAAGCGCAGCGTCACCTGGCCCTGCTGGTTGCGCAGCTGGGCCTGGCGCGGATAGCGGCGATGGCGTTCCAGATGGGCGAACATCTCCGCCTGCCAGCTGCGCGCGGCATCGGTGGTCATATAGGACGAGGGGGCCGCAGGGGCGGGCGGCCCGGCCGGTGCGTTCGACTGCGTCGGCGCCGCCGGGGCACCGGATGCCTGGGCGGTCGCGTTCTCGGGCACGGTTTCGGGCGGCTGCTCCACCGGCTTCTGCACCTTGGGCGGCACCGGCTTGGGCGGGGTCTGGACCCGGGGCTTGGGCGGTGCCGGCGGCTTGGGCCTGGGCTTCGGCGCGACCTGCAGGGGTTCCGGGTCCGGCACCGGCACGGGCGGTGGCGGCGGCAGATCGGGCAGGTCGGGCTCCACCACCTCGGGTTCGGGGGCCGGCGCCGGATCGGGGGCGGCCTCCTGCGGCGGGGTGGGGGCGGGCGATGGCGGTGCGGCCGGCAGCGGGGCGAGATCGATCATCACCGCCGCTTCCGGCAGCGGCGGCGGCGGGGTCATCTCCCAGGGGGCGGCTGCGACCAGCAGGGCGCCGCCGTGCAGCGCCAGGATCACCAGCCCGGCGGCCCCCCAGCGCACCGCGCCGGGGCCGTGCAGCATGTCGGCGCCGGCGCTCATCTGGCGGCGGCCTGCTGCTGCCCGGCGGCCGCGGCCGCGGCGGTGGCGGATTCAAGGCCGACCAGGCCGATCTTGAGATAGCCGGCGGTCCGCAGCTCGTTCATCACCCCCATCAGCTGGCCGTAATCGACGCTCTGATCGGCGCGGAGCAGGATGCGCTCGTCGGGGTTGTTCTGCGTCGCCTTGTCCAGCGCGGCCTTCAGCTGATCGCGCGGCACGGCCTCTTCGCCGAGCGCCAGGCTCAGATCCTGTTTGATGGTCAGGAAGACCGGCTTGGCGGGGCGCGGCTGGGGCGTGGCGGTGGAGGTGGGCAGGTTGACCGGCACATCGACGGTGGCGAGGGGGGCTGCGACCATGAAGATGATCAGCAGCACCAGCATGACGTCGATGAAGGGCGTGACGTTGATTTCGTGCGATTCGGTCAGATCGTCGCCGTCGTCGAGCCTGGCGGCCATGGGGTCAGCCTCCGATCGTCTGGGCGGGCACCACCGCGATGCCGCCGCGGTCCAGATCGCGCGACACCAGGCGCGCGACGGCCGCCGAGGCATCGGCCAGCTCGGCGCGGTAGCCGGTGATGGCGCGGGCGAAGATGTTGTAGATGATCACCGCCGGGATCGCGGCCACCAGGCCGATGGCGGTGGCGAGCAGGGCTTCGGCGATGCCGGGGGCGACCACGGCCAGATTGGTGGTCTGGCTTTCGCTGATGCCGATGAAGCTGTTCATGATGCCCCAGACCGTGCCGAACAGGCCGACGAAGGGGGCGGTGGAGCCGATGGTCGCCAGGATGCCGGTGCCGCGGGCGATCATTCGCCCGGCCCGGGCCTCGATGCGGGCAAGGCGCGAGGCGACGCGGGATTCAAGGCCGGCACCGGATGCGGGGCCGGCACCGGATGCGGGCGGCCGGCCGGCGGTCACCTCGCGGGTGATACGGGTCTCGGCCACCGCCGCGCGGACCAGGGCGGCGGCGGGGCCGCGCTGCCCGTCCATGCCGGTCACGGCTTCGGCCAGGCTGCGCGCCTCGTCGAGCATCGCCAGATCGCGGCGGACCCGGCGGCGGGCGGCGGCCAGCTCCAGGCTTTTCACCAGCCAGACCGTCCAGGTGGCGATGGAGGCGAGGGCAAGCCCGGTCATCACCGCCTTCACCACGATGTCGGCGGCCATGAACATGCCGATCGGCGACAGGTCGTGGGGCAGGGTGGCGGCCATCGCGGCGTCTTCTTCGATTGCCGTCTCTTCGGTCGCAGCCTCTTCAGCGGCCGGCAGGGCCTCTCCGGCGACCGGCTGCGGTGCGGCCTGGACGCCCTCCGTTGCGGGGGCCGAGGTCGTCGCAGGGCCCGGGTCCGTCACAGGGCTTTGGGCCATCGCCGGGGCCGTTGCCGTCATCGCAAGCAGGATGGCGGCGGTGAGGTGTCTGAAAGCCGTGTGGCGCATCGGGTGGGCACTGCCTCGAGCCGGGGGACCGGCACACATTCAGGCATGTGACACCGGCCGCTTGTTGTTTGCAATTGCGAGTCGTTTGCAAACTACGCCCGGGTCGGCTGCGAAGGCAAGTGCGATGCCTGCAAGGCGGTGCTTCGCAAATTGCGGCCCAGCCAATGAAAAACCGGCGCCGTCCATCCGAACGACACCGGCTCGATGCCCGGCCCCCGCAGCTGTTGTGGATCAGCGGCGCGAGGCGATGGCGGCGTTGTCGCTGCCGACATTGCCGTCGATGGTCTCGTAAGACGGCCAGTCGCCCTCCGCCAGGGCCGCCAGCGACGGCGAGGTCTGGCCCAGACGGTTGCGATAGATCCAGAGATTGGTCAGCACCTGTTCCAGGAAGTCGCGGGTTTCGGCGACCGGGATGGTCTCGACGAAGAACAGCGGATCATCGTCGGCAGAGATGCCGCGGCCGTCCTGCCAGCGGCGCAGATTGCCCGGGCCGGCATTATAGGCGACCAGCACATTGACCAGATTGTTGCCGATATAGGACTCGTCCATCAGCCGGCGGAGATAGGCCTGGCCCAGCTGCAGGTTCACGTCCGGCCGGCTGAGCGACAGCCCGCCGCCCAGCCCCAGGCTGTTGGCCACCAGCTGCGCCGTGCCCGGCATCA
The DNA window shown above is from Tistrella mobilis and carries:
- a CDS encoding lipid-A-disaccharide synthase N-terminal domain-containing protein; protein product: MTLFGAILDAITPSDDWFDLWLIVGFAGQALFSARFIVQWVASERRRRSYIPVLFWYFSLGGGALLFVYAVKRGDPVFIAGQGMGLLVYLRNLVLIRKEAAASRQPADIAVSAG
- a CDS encoding ArnT family glycosyltransferase — encoded protein: MTTTTTERAARPGLARTAAADLVLAAAMLLVLGMTAILFRPPLPVDETRYLTVAWDMTRAGNLLVPHLDGQGYTHKPPLLFWAIRLVWAVFGVSETAARLVPVGFAAGLLWATHALGRRLWPERPGVAPLALPLLVGMGPVTLFATMVMFDVPVALGVTIALIGLHDLAHHGRPRDMVVTGLGLGIGLLAKGPVAAVFVLPALIAAPLWAGRVPPGGWRRFALKGLGALAIGIAMILGWALPAALAGGPEFARMLLWGQTAGRVVQAFDHARPWWFYPAILPAMLLPFLVVPAFWRRLRASLGRPDAGSRLCLVVAAGAFLVMSFVSAKQIHYLLPALGPVALLLARMADGAPMRPLNRWLRRTWLLPAALVAVAGIIAALPPVVGRLAGMSGTVIAWGPLAVALVAGLAVVAAAIHASPDLAPAAALKRAALAWVGVLVMLTVYGGLGPFRAFDIRPAAQEVARLVAADGGPVVFVGGSHDGMLDFQGRLTAPVTEFPADGDITRWASDNPGGIIAGRIDARGAPGWTPVYVQPFRSRRMAVWRAADRPQ
- a CDS encoding PA0069 family radical SAM protein; translated protein: MDPFKPLTRRPGQRQAEADRAAAAARLGLDPHRGRGAVSNRDGRFERFSHQAADDGWGRPEADEASGTREASGATAGTRRKTELRGVVARTALARNDSPDIPFDASINPYRGCEHGCIYCYARPSHAYLGLSPGLDFETVIEVKRGLAEALIRDLAKPGYVPSTITIGGNTDPYQPAEKTEGLTRAAIEVLTRHRHPFTIITKSALVLRDLDLIAPAAAAGLAQVAVSVTTLDAGLARAMEPRAATPGRRIDAIRGLAAAGVPVTVMAAPLVPGLTDHELEGILAAAAEAGAVRAGWIMLRLPREIAGLFEEWLRLERPARAERVLAAVRATRGGALYDSGFGRRMTGTGIEAKLIADRFRLACRKLGLNQRSYKLTTALFTPPARPTKAERAGQMDLFGRG
- the moaB gene encoding molybdenum cofactor biosynthesis protein B translates to MPGRIDESRPFLAVNIALLTVSDSRTPETDTSGDLLAGRIAEAGHTLAARLILPDDEDRLAAQFAAWAADPEIDVVISTGGTGVTGRDVTPEALRRVIEKPIEGFGELFRWLSFAKIGTSTVQSRALAGVAKGTYFFAVPGSTSACRDAWDEILVLQLDNRHRPCNFVELMPRLREHEA
- a CDS encoding energy transducer TonB, with product MSAGADMLHGPGAVRWGAAGLVILALHGGALLVAAAPWEMTPPPPLPEAAVMIDLAPLPAAPPSPAPTPPQEAAPDPAPAPEPEVVEPDLPDLPPPPPVPVPDPEPLQVAPKPRPKPPAPPKPRVQTPPKPVPPKVQKPVEQPPETVPENATAQASGAPAAPTQSNAPAGPPAPAAPSSYMTTDAARSWQAEMFAHLERHRRYPRQAQLRNQQGQVTLRFSIDREGHVLASSIERPSGNALFDRETLAMMKRADPLPPPPDDIPSTELTFVVPVIFSLR
- the exbD gene encoding TonB system transport protein ExbD; translation: MAARLDDGDDLTESHEINVTPFIDVMLVLLIIFMVAAPLATVDVPVNLPTSTATPQPRPAKPVFLTIKQDLSLALGEEAVPRDQLKAALDKATQNNPDERILLRADQSVDYGQLMGVMNELRTAGYLKIGLVGLESATAAAAAAGQQQAAAR
- the exbB gene encoding tonB-system energizer ExbB, giving the protein MRHTAFRHLTAAILLAMTATAPAMAQSPVTDPGPATTSAPATEGVQAAPQPVAGEALPAAEEAATEETAIEEDAAMAATLPHDLSPIGMFMAADIVVKAVMTGLALASIATWTVWLVKSLELAAARRRVRRDLAMLDEARSLAEAVTGMDGQRGPAAALVRAAVAETRITREVTAGRPPASGAGPASGAGLESRVASRLARIEARAGRMIARGTGILATIGSTAPFVGLFGTVWGIMNSFIGISESQTTNLAVVAPGIAEALLATAIGLVAAIPAVIIYNIFARAITGYRAELADASAAVARLVSRDLDRGGIAVVPAQTIGG